One genomic region from Nymphalis io chromosome 18, ilAglIoxx1.1, whole genome shotgun sequence encodes:
- the LOC126775277 gene encoding glucose dehydrogenase [FAD, quinone], producing the protein MSAIVNAAADVISGTTIAAAGTQVAWFIPMLVAAIAYYQFDQTDPEGRPTDVPDSKLLPEYDFIVVGAGSAGAVVANRLSEIGYWNVLLLEAGGDETEISDVPLLAGYLQLSKLDWKYKTEPQGTSCLAMEGGRCNWPRGKVLGGSSVLNYMLYLRGNKKDYDIWESLGNKGWGYKDVLYYFKKSEDNRNPYLAKTPYHSTGGYLTISEAPYHTPLVSSFIDAGIEMGYLNRDINGENQTGFMVAQGTLRRGHRCSTSKAFLRPAKDRNNLHISINSFVTKALIDPRTRIAFGVEFVKNKMIYRIRARKEVILSAGTVNSAQLLLLSGIGPTEELAKHRIPLIQNLQVGKNLQDHIGLGGLAFMVNKPISIVENRLHTMSTLMEYAVMGEGPLTIMGGVEGLAFVNTKYVNASDDFPDIEFHFISGATNSDGGEQLRKIHGLTDKFYRAVFEPINNLDVWSIIPMLLRPKSKGFIQLRSASPYDYPYIYPNYLTDEMDVKTLVEGVKIAFAVSRTRAFQKHASIFNKQVFPGCHHIQKFTDAFWECMIRHYTCTIYHPVGTAKMGPYWDPQAVVDHELKVYGVRGLRVIDGSIMPNLVSGNTNAPIIMIGEKGSDMIKEYWLKRRMSRYYA; encoded by the exons ATGAGTGCTATAGTAAACGCGGCCGCCGACGTGATATCTGGCACGACCATCGCAGCTGCAGGTACGCAG GTGGCGTGGTTCATCCCTATGTTGGTCGCAGCGATAGCATACTACCAATTTGATCAGACAGACCCTGAAGGAAGACCGACAGATGTACCAGATTCGAAACTTCTACCCGAATACGACTTCATCGTCGTAGGCGCTGGATCAGCTG gaGCCGTAGTGGCAAATCGTCTCTCCGAAATAGGTTATTGGAATGTATTGCTACTAGAAGCAGGGGGAGATGAAACAGAAATATCCGATGTGCCTCTACTGGCAGGATATTTGCAACTTAGTAAGCTTGACTGGAAATATAAGACTGAACCTCAAGGAACTAGTTGTTTAG caatGGAAGGTGGCCGGTGCAATTGGCCTCGTGGAAAAGTTCTTGGAGGAAGCTCAGTATTAAACTACATGTTATACTTGAGAGGAAACAAAAAAGACTACGATATTTGGGAATCACTTGGAAACAAAGGATGGGGATATAAGGATGTATTATACTACTTTAAGAAATCTGAAGATAATCGGAATCCTTACTTAGCAAAGACGCCATACCACAGCACTGGTGgatatttaacaatttcagAAGCTCCTTATCATACACCACTCGTATCCAGTTTTATAGACGCTGGTATAGAAATGGGTTACCTTAATAGAGACATAAACGGCGAGAACCAAACGGGGTTTATGGTAGCTCAAGGTACTTTAAGAAGAGGTCACCGATGTTCAACCTCTAAAGCTTTTTTGCGACCGGCTAAGGATCGAAATAATCTTCACATCTCGATCAATTCTTTCGTCACCAAAGCTTTAATAGACCCGAGAACGAGGATTGCTTTTGGGGTGGAGttcgtgaaaaataaaatgatatatagaaTAAGAGCTCGGAAAGAAGTAATTCTTTCAGCTGGTACCGTAAATTCCGCTCAGTTGCTTCTACTGTCAGGCATTGGTCCAACGGAGGAATTAGCAAAACATAGGATTCCGTTAATTCAGAACCTTCAAGTAGGAAAAAATCTTCAAGACCATATCGGCTTGGGTGGTTTAGCTTTTATGGTCAACAAACCAATTTCAATTGTTGAAAACAGACTTCACACTATGAGCACTTTAATGGAATATGCAGTGATGGGAGAGGGCCCATTAACAATAATGGGTGGTGTAGAGGGATTAGCTTTCGTGAATACGAAGTACGTTAATGCGTCAGATGATTTCCCGGATATTGAGTTTCATTTTATATCTGGAGCAACTAACTCCGATGGAGGTGAACAGCTTCGGAAAATTCACGGTCTGACTGATAAATTTTATAGAGCAGTATTTGAGCCGATAAACAATCTAGACGTGTGGAGCATTATACCAATGTTATTGCGTCCCAAGAGTAAAGGCTTTATCCAATTAAGAAGTGCTAGTCCCTACGACTACCCTTACATTTATCCAAATTACTTGACTGATGAAATGGACGTTAAAACTTTAGTCGAAGGAGTTAAAATTGCATTCGCCGTATCTAGGACAAGGGCTTTCCAAAAACATGCTtctatatttaacaaacaagTTTTTCCCGGCTGTCATCATATTCAAAAATTTACTGATGCGTTTTGGGAGTGTATGATAAGACACTACACTTGTACAATATACCATCCTGTCGGAACAGCCAAAATGGGACCTTACTGGGATCCTCAGGCTGTGGTTGATCATGAACTGAAAGTGTATGGTGTGAGAGGTTTACGAGTTATAGACGGTAGTATTATGCCTAATTTAGTAAGCGGTAATACGAATGCACCCATTATTATGATTGGAGAAAAGGGCAGTGATATGATTAAGGAATATTGGTTAAAACGTCGTATGTCCAGATACTACGCCTGA